A genomic stretch from Setaria italica strain Yugu1 chromosome VII, Setaria_italica_v2.0, whole genome shotgun sequence includes:
- the LOC101773857 gene encoding acyl-coenzyme A oxidase 4, peroxisomal, with the protein MGSLGGGGGGGGGGGGAGAKVGLPALDVTLAFPQATPASLFPPAVSDYYQFDDLLTDEDKALRKKVRGIMEKEIAPIMPEYWEKAEFPFHAIPKLATLGLAGGTTKGYGCPGLSLTASAISTAEVARVDASCSTFILVHASLVMPTIDLCGSEVQKQKYLPSLAEFKTLGCWALTEPDYGSDASSLRTAATKVPGGWHLDGQKRWIGNSTFADMLIILARNADTNQLNGFIVKKGAPGLKATKIENKIGLRMVQNGDIVLNKVFVPEEDRLPGINSFKDINKVFAMSRVMVAWQPIGISMGVFDMCHRYLKERKQFGAPLAAFQLNQEKLVRMLGNIQAMVLVGWRLCKLYESGKMTSGHSSLGKAWTSRKAREVVSLGRELLGGNGILADFLVAKAFCDLEPIFSYEGTYDINSLVTGREITGVASFKPAMLAKSRL; encoded by the exons TGTCGGACTACTACCAGTTTGATGATTTGCTGACTGATGAAGACAAGGCACTCAGGAAGAAGGTCCGAGGTATTATGGAAAAGGAAATCGCACCCATTATGCCTGAA TACTGGGAGAAGGCGGAATTCCCATTTCATGCCATTCCTAAACTTGCAACTCTTGGCCTAGCTGGAGGTACAACAAAG GGATATGGGTGCCCAGGACTATCACTTACAGCTAGTGCTATTTCAACAGCAGAAGTTGCACGGGTCGATGCAAGCTGCTCCACGTTTATTCTAGTGCATGCCTCTCTTGTAATGCCCACGATTG ATCTTTGTGGGTCAGAGGTTCAAAAGCAGAAGTACTTACCATCTCTTGCTGAGTTTAAAACTCTCGGTTGTTGG GCATTGACAGAACCAGATTATGGAAGTGATGCAAGCTCCTTAAGGACTGCAGCAACCAAG GTACCTGGTGGTTGGCATTTAGATGGTCAAAAGCGGTGGATAGGTAACAGCACTTTTGCAGATATGCTCATCATTTTAGCGAGGAATGCAGATACAAACCAACTAAATGG ATTTATTGTAAAGAAAGGAGCTCCCGGTCTGAAAGCCACAAAAATTGAAAACAAAATTGGACTGAGAATGGTACAAAATGGAGACATAGTTCTAAATAAAGTATTTGTCCCTGAGGAAGACAGATTACCTGGCATCAATTCATTTAAGGATATAAACAAG GTGTTTGCCATGTCTCGCGTTATGGTGGCATGGCAGCCAATAGGCATATCAATGGGAGTTTTTGACATGTGCCATAG GTATTTGAAAGAAAGGAAGCAATTTGGAGCTCCGCTGGCTGCTTTTCAGCTCAACCAAGAAAAGCTTGTTCGAATGCTCGGCAACATTCAGGCCATGGTTCTCGTTGGCTGGAGACTGTGCAAGCTCTACGAGTCAGGCAAAATGACATCAGGTCATAGTAGTTTAGGCAAG GCATGGACATCCAGGAAGGCCAGGGAGGTAGTTTCTCTTGGACGAGAGCTATTGGGTGGCAACGGCATTTTGGCTGATTTTCTAGTCGCAAAG GCGTTCTGTGATCTTGAGCCGATTTTCTCGTACGAGGGCACCTATGACATAAACAGCCTGGTGACCGGCAGAGAGATCACTGGGGTGGCGAGCTTCAAGCCTGCCATGTTAGCGAAATCACGCCTCTGA
- the LOC101774257 gene encoding acyl-coenzyme A oxidase 4, peroxisomal yields MGSLGGSGGAGAGSKVGLPALDVALAFPQATPASLFPPAVSDYYQFDDLLTDEEKALRKKVRGIMEKEIAPIMTEYWEKAEFPFHAIPNLASLGLAGGTIKGYGCPGLSLTASAISIAEVARVDASCSTFILVHSSLAMSTIALCGSEAQKQKYLPSLAQFKTVGCWALTEPDYGSDASSLRTAATKVPGGWHLDGQKRWIGNSTFADVLIILARNADTNQLNGFIVKKGAPGLKATKIENKIGLRMVQNGDIILNKVFVPEEDRLTGINSFQDINKVLAMSRIMVAWQPIGISMGVFDICHRYLKERKQFGAPLAAFQLNQEKLVRMLGNIQAMLLIGWRLCKLYESGKMTPGHASLGKAWTSRKAREVVSLGRELLGGNGILADFLVAKAFCDLEPIFSYEGTYDINSLVTGREITGIASFKPAVVTKSRL; encoded by the exons atGGGAAGCTTGGGAG gtagCGGTGGCGCCGGGGCCGGCAGCAAGGTCGGGCTGCCGGCGCTGGACGTGGCGCTCGCGTTCCCTCAGGCAACGCCGGCGTCGCTCTTCCCGCCCGCCG TGTCGGACTACTATCAGTTTGATGATTTGCTTACTGATGAAGAGAAGGCACTCAGGAAGAAGGTCCGAGGTATTATGGAAAAGGAAATCGCACCCATTATGACTGAA TATTGGGAGAAGGCAGAATTCCCATTTCATGCCATTCCCAACCTTGCATCTCTTGGCTTAGCTGGAGGTACAATAAAG GGGTATGGTTGCCCAGGATTGTCGCTTACAGCTAGCGCTATTTCGATAGCAGAAGTTGCACGGGTTGATGCGAGTTGCTCCACATTTATTTTAGTACACTCCTCTTTGGCTATGTCCACGATTG CTCTTTGTGGATCTGAGGCTCAAAAGCAGAAATACTTACCATCTCTTGCGCAGTTCAAAACTGTTGGTTGTTGG GCATTGACAGAACCAGATTATGGAAGTGATGCAAGCTCCTTAAGGACTGCAGCAACCAag GTTCCTGGTGGTTGGCATTTAGATGGCCAAAAGCGCTGGATAGGTAACAGCACTTTTGCAGATGTGCTCATCATTTTAGCTAGGAATGCAGATACAAACCAACTAAACGG ATTTATTGTGAAGAAAGGAGCTCCCGGTCTAAAAGCCACAAAAATTGAAAACAAAATTGGACTCAGAATGGTTCAAAATGGAGACATAATTCTAAATAAAGTATTTGTCCCTGAGGAAGACAGATTAACAGGTATCAATTCATTTCAGGATATAAACAAG GTTCTCGCTATGTCTCGCATTATGGTGGCGTGGCAACCGATAGGCATATCAATGGGAGTTTTTGACATCTGCCATCG GTATTTGAAAGAAAGGAAACAATTTGGAGCCCCGCTGGCGGCCTTTCAGCTCAACCAAGAGAAGCTTGTCCGAATGCTTGGCAACATTCAGGCCATGCTTCTCATTGGCTGGCGACTATGCAAGCTGTACGAGTCAGGCAAAATGACGCCAGGCCATGCTAGTTTAGGAAAG GCGTGGACGTCTAGGAAGGCCAGGGAGGTAGTTTCTCTTGGCCGAGAGCTATTGGGTGGCAATGGCATTTTGGCTGATTTTCTGGTTGCCAAG GCATTCTGTGATTTGGAGCCAATATTTTCTTACGAGGGCACCTATGACATTAACAGCCTGGTGACGGGCAGAGAGATTACTGGGATCGCGAGCTTCAAACCTGCTGTGGTAACGAAATCACGCTTG